In Elusimicrobiota bacterium, a genomic segment contains:
- a CDS encoding clan AA aspartic protease, producing the protein MGETRIEIEIKGKRKKETVNVLVDTGATLTVISEKILESLGIRKTEEVEVELADGKVVKRFLGEAKITLDSKSLTTRVIFGKKSDTQVLGTVVLEELGLAVDPIRKRIIPVRYLFMKMGTVENKAG; encoded by the coding sequence ATGGGTGAAACAAGAATAGAAATAGAAATTAAAGGAAAACGAAAAAAGGAAACTGTGAATGTTCTTGTTGATACAGGTGCAACACTTACTGTGATTTCAGAAAAAATTTTAGAATCGCTCGGTATAAGAAAAACTGAAGAAGTTGAGGTTGAATTGGCTGATGGCAAGGTTGTAAAAAGATTTCTTGGCGAAGCAAAAATTACTCTTGACAGTAAAAGTTTGACTACAAGGGTTATATTTGGTAAAAAGTCAGATACACAGGTTTTAGGCACGGTTGTGCTTGAAGAACTCGGACTTGCAGTTGACCCGATAAGGAAACGAATAATTCCAGTAAGGTATTTGTTTATGAAAATGGGTACGGTGGAAAATAAGGCAGGTTAA
- a CDS encoding right-handed parallel beta-helix repeat-containing protein yields the protein MDIKNSKMEPRMNTNKHEKNLVLFFLVSIFLYFHITCLWAGFTGDFSQAGGSVYDGGNADGGGGVAVDTITAGGPYIYVTGSSSNGVTANDYFTIKYDATGVMLASATFNSVYNYNDEAQSVAVSTSGDVYVIGRSSNGSNWDYVTVKYNSNLVFQSSAVFNSVYNNADEGFGIAVKNNNVYVTGNSNNGSNDDFVTVKYDSNLVFQSSVVFNGGNNDLAKKVAVDNSGNVYITGASYNASYDYAVIKYDSNLVFLSSDAYDSGNWDDSYGVAIDTSGNVFVTGLRNNGANDACITVKYNSNLTFQSSVVFDTTYDDRGQGIAVDKSGNVYVTGFLNNGSNWDYLTLKYNNNLVFQSSTGYNSGFDDNAYGIAVDTSAKVYVTGSSNNDFRTIRCTLPSSVIKSVASGNWDSTNTWEDGTIPLSSQGVEIQSGHTVTFNRNDTAVTCSTITISGTLQYDGAVDTRTMVVAGNIDIQNGGKLLMPPNTGYISALKIKCNSDGEFGIIVNNGGIFDVQGNTTTTPSTRNCLIASDNPSAKTYIRNLSQTETNFNLYYVEISSVGVNATSKFGITFDGPGTRGKINYCTVHSGYYDIYLNQSSNNTISNNSCYSSSNYGILLYSNCNNNTISNNSCYSNSAYGIYLYSSCNNNTISNNSCYSNTSYGIYLAGDSNNTISNNSCYSNSAYGILLNNNSNNNIISNNSCYSNTNYGICLNNSSNNNTISNNSCYSNQYGIDTYNSINNTVVNCELGKGGNNTNGDIYYSAGSVSKLTLKNCNLYSATKVATNGMDTAGSYLVSYNQDGTSGNVKIWGDYHIQSGNSEIWNFGNLLYVSTATQPNSTLNGTGSITYPVTVDSMTVTELWEVKCVGDPSFEVKRSSAIGASFISDGTATEGSAYTSTARGVVFTIGSDAYSVGDVFYFVTISSSNDQNVQKKIEFSDTPVGTKLTVDTGGTLQMLGTQAYPTISTSAASNYYGFYASGTINASNYTFSNLASSGVVIVPGTTVVDLSSGTFDTIQAGAGDASYIRVTGITSNATFYSCVFNDTSGTANYNVKADGSDINWTFRKWSGVKAGEDYDYDGIGSTVTWIDPLSVDITELSFNFGQVSFGGSVISDSSATITNNGDVNATYQIKLSTPPGWTAGTTAGIDQFVFYVIVSSAEPSPSDFGSEDIVSTTAQTATNTVFAGPTTENGVNVPPGEKRYMWTQFLAPTKTTTETQQGITITITPVSP from the coding sequence ATGGATATAAAAAACAGTAAAATGGAACCACGAATGAACACGAATAAACACGAAAAAAATTTGGTTTTGTTTTTCCTTGTTTCCATATTTCTATATTTCCATATTACCTGCCTCTGGGCTGGTTTCACAGGCGATTTTTCTCAAGCCGGTGGTAGTGTGTATGATGGTGGGAATGCAGATGGCGGTGGCGGTGTAGCGGTAGATACAATCACAGCAGGTGGTCCGTATATTTATGTTACTGGTAGTTCTTCAAATGGTGTCACTGCTAATGACTATTTCACAATAAAATATGATGCCACAGGTGTGATGCTTGCCTCAGCAACATTTAATAGCGTGTATAATTATAATGATGAAGCCCAGAGTGTGGCAGTAAGCACTTCCGGAGATGTTTATGTTATAGGACGCTCATCTAATGGTTCAAATTGGGATTATGTTACAGTAAAATATAATTCCAATCTGGTATTTCAATCATCTGCCGTATTTAACAGTGTGTATAATAATGCTGATGAAGGCTTTGGTATAGCAGTTAAAAATAATAATGTTTATGTTACCGGCAACTCAAATAATGGTTCTAATGATGATTTTGTTACAGTAAAGTATGATTCCAATCTAGTATTTCAATCCTCTGTTGTATTTAATGGTGGGAATAACGACCTTGCTAAAAAAGTTGCAGTAGATAATTCAGGTAATGTGTATATTACTGGTGCATCATATAACGCTTCATATGATTATGCCGTAATAAAATACGATAGTAATTTGGTGTTTCTATCATCTGATGCATATGACAGCGGGAATTGGGATGATAGTTATGGTGTTGCTATTGATACTTCAGGTAATGTGTTTGTTACAGGTCTTAGAAATAATGGCGCAAATGATGCTTGTATTACAGTAAAGTATAATTCTAATTTGACGTTTCAGTCATCCGTTGTGTTTGATACTACATATGATGACCGTGGGCAAGGTATTGCGGTGGACAAGTCGGGTAATGTTTATGTTACAGGTTTCTTAAATAACGGTTCAAACTGGGATTATCTTACACTAAAATATAATAATAACTTGGTGTTTCAATCATCCACCGGGTATAACAGTGGATTTGATGATAATGCATATGGTATAGCGGTAGATACTTCTGCTAAAGTTTATGTTACCGGCAGTTCAAACAACGACTTCCGTACAATCAGGTGTACCCTTCCTTCATCTGTTATTAAATCAGTGGCAAGTGGGAACTGGGATTCTACTAATACTTGGGAAGATGGGACAATTCCATTGTCAAGTCAGGGTGTGGAAATCCAGAGCGGGCACACGGTTACTTTCAACAGGAACGATACTGCTGTTACTTGCTCTACTATCACGATTTCAGGCACTTTGCAGTACGACGGTGCGGTGGATACAAGAACGATGGTTGTAGCAGGAAATATAGATATCCAGAATGGTGGAAAACTTCTGATGCCACCGAATACGGGCTATATTTCAGCATTAAAAATAAAATGTAACAGTGATGGTGAATTTGGAATAATTGTCAATAACGGTGGTATTTTTGATGTTCAAGGCAATACTACAACAACACCGTCTACAAGGAACTGCTTGATTGCTTCTGACAACCCGTCGGCAAAAACCTACATCCGAAATTTGTCTCAAACTGAGACAAATTTTAATCTCTATTATGTAGAAATAAGCAGTGTGGGAGTGAATGCCACCAGTAAATTCGGAATAACATTTGATGGTCCCGGCACAAGAGGAAAGATAAATTACTGCACCGTTCATAGTGGATATTATGATATTTATCTTAACCAAAGTTCCAACAACACAATAAGCAATAACAGTTGTTATTCAAGTTCTAATTATGGCATTCTCCTTTACAGCAATTGCAACAACAACACAATAAGTAATAACAGTTGCTATTCAAATTCTGCTTATGGCATTTACCTTTACAGCAGTTGCAACAACAACACAATAAGTAATAACAGTTGCTATTCAAATACTTCTTATGGCATTTACCTTGCCGGAGATTCCAACAACACAATAAGCAATAACAGTTGTTATTCAAATTCTGCTTATGGCATTTTACTTAACAACAATTCCAACAACAACATAATAAGCAATAACAGTTGCTATTCAAATACTAATTATGGCATTTGCCTTAACAACAGTTCCAACAATAACACAATAAGCAATAACAGTTGCTATTCAAATCAATATGGTATTGACACATATAATTCCATAAATAACACAGTGGTGAACTGTGAATTAGGTAAAGGTGGAAATAATACAAATGGTGATATTTATTATAGTGCTGGTTCTGTTTCCAAACTAACATTAAAGAATTGTAATTTGTATTCTGCCACTAAAGTGGCGACTAATGGGATGGATACTGCGGGGTCGTATCTGGTTTCGTATAATCAGGATGGGACATCAGGTAATGTAAAAATCTGGGGTGATTACCATATACAAAGCGGAAATTCGGAAATTTGGAATTTTGGAAATTTGTTATATGTATCAACAGCGACACAGCCGAATTCTACATTAAACGGAACAGGGTCAATTACTTATCCTGTAACTGTTGATAGTATGACGGTTACCGAGTTGTGGGAAGTGAAATGCGTTGGTGACCCGAGCTTTGAAGTAAAGCGTAGTTCCGCAATAGGCGCTTCATTCATATCAGATGGCACTGCTACAGAAGGTAGCGCTTACACAAGTACAGCGAGGGGAGTTGTATTCACTATCGGTTCAGATGCTTATAGCGTAGGTGATGTGTTTTATTTTGTTACAATCTCTTCATCTAACGACCAGAATGTTCAAAAGAAAATTGAATTCAGCGATACACCAGTTGGAACAAAATTGACCGTTGATACTGGTGGCACACTCCAAATGCTCGGCACACAAGCATATCCTACAATTTCTACCTCCGCAGCAAGCAATTATTACGGCTTCTATGCATCCGGCACAATCAATGCCAGTAATTATACGTTTTCTAATTTAGCCTCAAGCGGTGTTGTAATTGTTCCAGGGACAACTGTTGTGGATTTAAGTTCTGGCACTTTTGATACAATACAAGCCGGTGCAGGCGATGCAAGTTATATCCGTGTAACAGGTATAACATCAAACGCTACATTCTACAGTTGCGTATTCAACGATACATCTGGCACAGCAAATTACAATGTCAAAGCTGATGGCTCCGACATAAATTGGACATTCAGGAAATGGAGCGGTGTAAAAGCTGGAGAAGATTACGATTACGATGGCATCGGCTCAACAGTAACCTGGATAGACCCGCTATCTGTGGATATAACCGAACTATCATTCAATTTTGGGCAGGTGTCGTTTGGTGGCTCTGTAATCTCGGATTCAAGTGCAACAATTACAAATAATGGTGATGTAAACGCTACATACCAGATAAAACTGTCTACACCACCAGGCTGGACTGCAGGGACAACCGCGGGTATAGACCAGTTTGTATTTTATGTAATAGTAAGTTCCGCAGAACCAAGCCCGTCAGATTTTGGGAGTGAAGATATAGTATCAACAACAGCGCAGACCGCTACAAATACTGTCTTTGCAGGTCCAACAACAGAAAATGGTGTAAATGTTCCACCAGGCGAGAAGCGGTATATGTGGACACAGTTTTTAGCACCCACAAAAACAACAACCGAAACCCAACAAGGTATCACAATAACGATAACACCTGTATCACCATAA
- a CDS encoding type II toxin-antitoxin system HicA family toxin produces the protein MKRKELIRHLLENGCVFEKEGKKHTIFYNPESGESATIPRHKEINTFTARGICKDLEVEIIKKK, from the coding sequence ATGAAAAGGAAAGAGTTAATCAGACATCTTTTAGAGAACGGTTGCGTATTTGAAAAAGAAGGTAAAAAACACACGATATTTTACAATCCTGAAAGCGGGGAATCAGCAACGATACCGAGACATAAAGAGATAAACACATTTACAGCGAGAGGAATTTGTAAAGACCTTGAAGTAGAAATTATTAAAAAGAAATGA
- a CDS encoding type II toxin-antitoxin system HicB family antitoxin, translating into MGKKTKAKYVKEAHSEYIPNRFANYTIVIVKSENWYAGYVKELPGAHSQGKTIDEVKENLKESIKMILESNYRHFISGQNKVLEERITVNV; encoded by the coding sequence ATGGGTAAAAAAACAAAAGCAAAATATGTTAAAGAAGCACATTCTGAATATATACCGAACCGTTTTGCCAATTACACGATTGTTATTGTAAAAAGTGAGAACTGGTATGCTGGATATGTAAAGGAGTTGCCGGGTGCGCATTCGCAGGGTAAGACCATTGATGAAGTGAAAGAGAACTTAAAAGAATCAATCAAGATGATACTTGAATCTAATTACAGACACTTTATCAGTGGTCAAAACAAGGTTTTAGAAGAGAGAATCACTGTGAATGTATGA
- a CDS encoding type II toxin-antitoxin system HicA family toxin produces the protein MPKITPIHYEKLIRIFELDGFVVKRRKGDHISMTKTGISRPLVIKCSPREVPVAHIRTNMTTAGISRDRYFELLDKVK, from the coding sequence ATGCCGAAGATTACACCAATTCATTATGAAAAACTGATACGGATATTTGAACTTGATGGATTTGTAGTAAAAAGACGAAAAGGCGACCACATAAGTATGACAAAGACAGGTATCTCAAGACCATTGGTGATTAAATGCAGTCCTCGTGAAGTTCCTGTTGCACATATTAGAACCAATATGACCACAGCAGGAATAAGTAGAGATAGATATTTTGAGTTATTAGACAAAGTAAAATAG
- a CDS encoding type II toxin-antitoxin system HicB family antitoxin, with the protein MSGKIIVKAEVFKEGDQYVGVCPELNVSSFGDTPEEAKKSLSEAVSLFLEECQEMGTLVEVLKEAGFTSLGQEWIPPEPILIDKLGLDLARVE; encoded by the coding sequence ATGAGTGGAAAAATTATTGTAAAAGCAGAAGTGTTTAAGGAAGGTGACCAATATGTTGGAGTGTGTCCTGAATTAAATGTGTCAAGCTTTGGAGATACACCTGAAGAAGCAAAAAAATCTCTTTCGGAAGCAGTTTCGCTTTTTTTGGAAGAATGTCAGGAAATGGGAACACTTGTTGAGGTATTGAAAGAAGCGGGATTTACATCTTTGGGACAAGAATGGATTCCACCTGAACCGATACTTATTGATAAATTAGGACTTGATTTAGCCCGTGTAGAATAA
- a CDS encoding type II toxin-antitoxin system HicA family toxin, which yields MSALPRITGKELVRALQKSGFEIARQKGSHIQMRKFAEGRKTTFPVPVHTGKIIKPGTLKGILRLANLAVEELQELL from the coding sequence ATGTCCGCATTGCCGAGGATTACCGGTAAAGAATTGGTCAGAGCACTACAAAAAAGCGGATTTGAAATTGCCAGACAAAAAGGGAGTCATATTCAGATGAGGAAATTTGCAGAAGGAAGAAAAACCACATTTCCCGTTCCTGTGCATACAGGAAAAATAATCAAACCAGGTACACTCAAAGGAATTTTACGGCTTGCAAATTTAGCAGTAGAAGAACTTCAAGAATTATTATGA
- a CDS encoding type II toxin-antitoxin system HicB family antitoxin, with amino-acid sequence MGKKANQVRETQTEYKPTGKIKISVELIPEPEEGGFTVYCPELDIYSQGDNEKDALRNIKEAAELHIEEIGIDKLELRKIVRKELEMAL; translated from the coding sequence ATGGGTAAGAAAGCAAATCAGGTTCGTGAAACACAAACGGAATATAAACCAACGGGAAAAATTAAAATTAGTGTAGAACTTATTCCAGAACCAGAAGAAGGAGGTTTTACGGTTTATTGTCCCGAACTTGATATTTACAGTCAGGGTGATAATGAAAAAGACGCTTTGAGAAATATTAAAGAAGCAGCAGAATTACATATTGAAGAAATTGGTATTGATAAATTGGAATTACGGAAAATAGTGAGAAAAGAATTGGAGATGGCACTCTGA
- a CDS encoding aldolase catalytic domain-containing protein, translated as MFRPQIKVIDCTIRDGGLMNKSNFTLELVRNVYKAVCAAGIDIVELGYRNSKKMFSVTEYGPWRFCDEENLLKVVDGNKYSGTKIAIMQDAHKAVADDILPKEKSVVDVIRVATYVKDVDKAIKLANNATDKGYIATINIMSISKALDRELDEALQQIDEETKISACYIVDSFGALYSEDIDFFVDKYKRYLKGKEIGVHCHNHKQLAFANTIAGIIRGANYLDGTLYGLGRAAGNCPLELLISFLKNPKFNIRPLLDVISKDILPLSKEIPWGYAIPYMITGMLNRHPDVAMAMMALDDTNPEKWDFLKFYEKLTQEEVED; from the coding sequence ATGTTCAGACCACAAATCAAAGTAATAGATTGTACAATCCGTGATGGCGGACTGATGAATAAGTCCAATTTCACTTTGGAACTTGTCCGAAATGTCTATAAGGCGGTTTGCGCTGCCGGTATAGATATTGTAGAACTCGGCTACCGAAACAGCAAAAAAATGTTCTCAGTCACCGAATACGGTCCGTGGCGGTTCTGTGACGAAGAGAACCTGCTCAAAGTAGTAGATGGGAACAAGTATTCAGGGACAAAAATCGCTATTATGCAGGATGCACATAAAGCGGTTGCCGATGATATTCTGCCAAAAGAGAAAAGTGTGGTAGATGTGATACGCGTGGCAACATATGTCAAGGATGTAGACAAGGCAATCAAACTCGCTAATAATGCGACTGATAAGGGCTACATAGCGACAATCAATATAATGTCAATCTCAAAAGCATTAGACCGCGAACTGGATGAAGCGCTACAGCAAATAGACGAAGAAACCAAAATTAGTGCCTGCTATATTGTAGATAGTTTTGGCGCACTTTATAGCGAGGATATAGATTTTTTCGTAGATAAGTACAAAAGATATCTGAAAGGAAAAGAGATTGGCGTGCACTGCCATAACCATAAACAACTCGCATTTGCTAATACGATTGCCGGTATCATCCGTGGCGCTAATTATTTAGATGGCACACTATACGGGCTTGGTCGTGCAGCAGGCAACTGCCCGTTAGAACTGCTTATCAGTTTCCTGAAAAATCCAAAGTTCAATATCCGCCCACTGTTAGATGTGATTAGCAAAGATATCCTGCCGTTAAGCAAAGAAATACCTTGGGGTTATGCTATCCCGTATATGATTACCGGGATGCTGAATAGACATCCTGATGTTGCAATGGCGATGATGGCGCTGGATGATACTAACCCTGAGAAATGGGATTTCTTGAAATTCTACGAGAAACTTACCCAGGAAGAAGTAGAAGATTAA
- a CDS encoding metal-dependent hydrolase, producing MKGLTHFISGIAAATFIPEVIKMSTQSRVDTVEGAANSFILLLAGAFGLLPDTLDFKLGQYFSAAEYEIDPDPRNPDPQKMADKFAEAISYAGRTGKFTRVQFYPIQLGASLWRQYNVLFPEKEVIVQINEMVKTSQCPLPNTAPSKNRVGKAKLDYELKSRNLEVDWLNKIVRFLRQRIKGPDKEATTVKPSTIEIFSGSQFGFQKESDGKLYFNWLPWHRTWSHSWVLGFLLSIPIHIIAYLLNFYHWWLYGLVAFLGFFTHIAEDMTGHIGGALFWPLHKPRSEGLELFKASDPRTNFSIMYSAIVLTIWNTDRFSTQLIKLPGWQVLTIFLVIPLTVYFWTVKIIKQKILEKEAKVIATLSTEEEPDGIGDSVID from the coding sequence ATGAAAGGGTTAACACATTTCATATCAGGTATTGCAGCGGCTACTTTTATACCTGAAGTAATAAAGATGTCAACACAGAGCCGTGTAGATACCGTTGAAGGCGCTGCAAACTCGTTTATACTGCTTTTAGCAGGTGCGTTTGGCTTGTTACCGGATACGCTTGACTTCAAGTTAGGACAGTATTTTTCAGCTGCAGAATACGAGATAGACCCTGACCCGCGGAACCCGGACCCGCAAAAAATGGCGGATAAGTTTGCCGAGGCAATCTCTTACGCAGGTAGAACCGGCAAATTCACAAGAGTCCAATTCTACCCGATTCAACTCGGTGCTTCGTTATGGCGACAGTATAATGTTCTTTTCCCGGAAAAAGAGGTTATAGTCCAAATTAACGAAATGGTTAAAACATCGCAATGCCCGCTTCCGAATACCGCACCATCAAAAAATCGGGTTGGAAAAGCGAAACTGGACTATGAATTAAAATCACGCAATTTAGAAGTTGACTGGCTTAACAAAATAGTCCGATTCCTGCGTCAACGAATAAAAGGACCTGACAAAGAAGCCACTACCGTTAAGCCGTCTACAATAGAGATATTCAGCGGCTCGCAATTCGGCTTCCAAAAAGAATCAGACGGCAAACTGTATTTTAACTGGCTGCCATGGCATAGAACCTGGAGCCATTCCTGGGTGCTCGGGTTTTTGCTTTCAATCCCGATTCATATAATCGCATATCTGTTAAATTTTTATCACTGGTGGCTTTACGGATTGGTTGCGTTTCTCGGTTTCTTTACACATATAGCGGAAGATATGACAGGTCATATTGGTGGCGCATTATTCTGGCCGTTGCATAAACCGCGTTCAGAAGGATTAGAATTATTCAAAGCATCTGACCCGCGAACCAATTTCAGTATAATGTATTCAGCAATCGTGCTTACTATCTGGAATACGGATAGATTTTCTACACAGTTGATTAAACTACCGGGCTGGCAGGTTTTAACAATTTTTTTGGTTATCCCGCTAACTGTCTACTTTTGGACGGTGAAAATAATAAAACAAAAAATACTGGAAAAAGAAGCGAAAGTTATTGCAACATTATCTACGGAAGAAGAGCCCGACGGAATAGGCGATTCCGTTATTGATTGA
- a CDS encoding GxxExxY protein: protein MIKAFYHVYNTLGYGFLEKVYKNSL, encoded by the coding sequence ATAATTAAGGCATTTTACCATGTTTATAATACTCTTGGTTATGGTTTCTTAGAAAAAGTATATAAAAATTCATTATAG